DNA from Elgaria multicarinata webbii isolate HBS135686 ecotype San Diego chromosome 8, rElgMul1.1.pri, whole genome shotgun sequence:
tagaaagaaagaaaactgtgtTTCAGCTATCAGAAGTGGGAAATACTGCTTTAAGGGGGAACCTGAGGGCATGATTCAGCGAAAGTTAAGTACATGTCATCCTGTTGATACAAGTGTGAAAGCTAagctttgtttgtttcatttatgtTCCAATATAGAACTCAATATAGAATAGGGTTCTCAGATAGactgttaacacacacacacacacacacacacacacacacacacacggagatcAATAGACCAAATTCTTAATTGGATGGATCATGCCCTAATTTGGTGGTTCCCATAACTGGATTAATTCTAAAACATATGCCCCATATTGTTACTCTTCAGGTCGTTTTTGAGGATATGGTGACCTCTAATGGGCAGCTGAGAATCTGCAGTATTGTCTAATAAAATGGGAGAAAACTGTGTTTCCTGTTGTAGCCTACTTTGAGTTCCTGTTTTGAAACTTCTTTTGCAGAAGACCAAacatctgaaattcttattggaaACCTTGGACTTCTGATTTGAAATTAATGACTTTACAGTTCCACCAATAGATGTTATGCCACcacataaaaaacacaccaaaaaaaacacctcctgatGGGAGCAGATGGTACTTGGCACTTTTGGATATTAAGCATCAAGATGTGAAAAATAAATTATTGTCAACACAGAAATACCATTTGAAAAATTCATCAATGACTGTTTTCATTGTGTTGATACTATTTAATGAAAATTGATATTTTATGAACAGACACAGCTACATTTTGGAGACAAGTGTACTGTATACTTTTAAAAGGCTAATGTGATGAAGTCTGATGCTGACTATTTATGGAATACAAAAAATGTAATGAAGAATTTCCTGTAATAGTCATGTTTCCATTATTGCATTCACATAAAAGAAATGGCTGCCGGAACTCCATAGTATGATAAGTTCTTTAAAAcataaattacagtataaaattaACTCTTAGCTATTGAGTAAATGAAATTTCAAATATTCATTCACAAGAAGTATAACTCACAATTTGTGATGAGGTTTCTTATGAACTATAATACCTATCAAgagtttttattatgattttttaatactgtgtttttccCAAAGATCACTGGGACTGAATTTGTTTCTTTCACTACTTTATGAAAGACTCTTTGCCTTGAATTACTTATTCAAAAAGTAATGGATTATTAAAAATAGCACTTTAGGCATGTGTAAAATGAACTATTGTATTTATTATATGAATCTATATTTTTCCATAATCAAACACCTGCAAGAAAAACATGTCTAAAGCACCTCAGATCCATATTTTCTTTGGTGCACCCATCCTTCCAACTTCATTAAAGGAATCTAAAGATGAGCCATTTGCAATAGCTACTGCTGAAACATGGAGAAAACTCTCCCTTTCATTTTCCAAAGACACTTCTAACCTTTGTACTAGAAAATGCAAGCGCCCTGACCATGAAGAACATCAGACACCTAACAACATAGTATTGGCTACCCAATCCAAAGATCACTTCATAGCAAACTTTGGAGAAAAATGTGGGTTGACTGATGCTATTTTGACAGATTGTGCAGCTGATGCAGAAAGTGTAAAATCCTTCAACAATAAAACTTCAGGTGACTCGACTGGCAACGGTTTTTATGTCTATGGAGATGGCAGCACAGAGAACTACATGAATCATTTTATATATCAGCAGTTTCCCAATGATGCAAAAATGCATAAACAACAAAGCAAACAATCTGAAGGTGCTGAAGGAGGTGCTAGTTTCATGGTCCATAATCAGCTCGATATTTCTCCCTTGGTTTCTAATACCAAAAAGATCAGCAGAGGAATGATGTCTATCCAACCGAATGATAAGCCATCAGACATTCAATGTGATCATTACCAGCTACTGAATCAATATCTGGAGATACGTTGTCCAGTAAAAATTGAAGACTCAAAAGCCGAAAAACCACTAGATGTGTGTTCAAGCCTTGTAGTATCAACAGATACTGAATTCCTTAGTATTCTGATGTCAAGCCAAGTTGCTCTGCTTTCAGGAATGCATGCTGTAGGACAGAATGAAATACAAGGGAAACCTACAAAGTTGAAGAGCATGGAATTGAATGAGCCTTGTAGGGAAAATGAAGCAGCTGCAAATCCGCTTACTCAATTAAATGAAAATGGTGGCATGTGTGTGGAGATAAATTGTAGACAATACTATGACAGCTCTCTTGATCTTTTTGATTCTGATAGTACTGTAAAAGATAACTCATCTTTGAGAGGAGCAAGCTTTCAGGAAAATACTAATGTATCTACAGGCATTTTTCATGCACCTGATGCTAAACCTAATAATGAGCTATGTTTTACTGAACCATGGGAGAAAGGAATACTGTGTTCTCAAGGAGACCACTCTGCCAAAAGATTCCAAACATCTAAAAATACCATACCTGTAGCTAACATTATAGTTGAAGACCAGCAGCAATCAAAAAGAGTCAAGTTGGTTTGTTCTCCAGTTTGTCCAGTTCCACAAATTGAGGAATTGAGAATTTCAGGATTTAAGAAAGTTCAGAACCATCCATCGTTGCTTAAAGACTGTCTCTTCAAAGGCCAGAAGTACACTATCTTAGTCACAGTACGGCATCCATGTCATATCAAAGAAATACAAACTAAGTCAGGGACTAAATTGTCCTCAAAAGTCCCCTTAGCCACAACTGTAGTTTTTGATCAATCGGAAATACAACGGAAGATTGTGTTATGGAGAGAAGCAGCATTCTGGTCACTTACAGTGTTTCCTGGAGATATCTTACTATTCACAGGTGAGGAGTGAAATATTACTTTCAAAATATATTAGTAAAACAGTTAAATTTTCTCTACAAGAACTGCATATATGGTTCGTTTTCACAGTTATGTTGATTTAATAAAACCAGGTCACAATCTTCAAGAAAACTGAATGTAAGTGTGAATATGAGCCAGAGATATCCATGTGGACATAATTGTGCCTATCAACCAGTTCATGTATGGCATCTTCCATGGGACTACTCTGCATGGAGAATTTAGACCATATGTCCTGGTCCGTAGTATAAACCTTTCTGTTGACACTCAGGTACAGTGTTAGGTGCCATCTAGTGTAACAGATTTTTGATGTATCCTCTCTTGTAAGCACAAGTATAACAATATGCTGAGGACTGTATCTAATTGGGGTGGAGAGTCAATTCTCCTGTCCCACtgtgtattttaaagttttatagcCATGTAGAATATTGAGAAACCATCTATCAAACTATATATACAAAGTTCTTTAGTATCAGGATATAGTTTctaatttttttctttgtagAAACTATAGTggaatgcagaacctctttcaacctgagggccagattcaatTCAGGAGAAGTTCTCAGAGGCAACATTGCAGCAGTGGGCAGGTCCAAAGGAAAGTGGAGAGATCCAAAATACTCCAAATACCAgcttgttttagcttaaagctcttaaggCAGACATTTCAACCTATAGAATAaggaaaaattgcacaaaagctgggaaaccattgaATGATTGGTGATGAGGGAGAAAGGGATGGGGTCAGCAGAAGTGCATGTGTCCTTCTGGGAACACTGGAGGACCAAATTCAGATCCCTGGAGAGCCAGATTCGGcttccaggcctgaggttctgcagccctgagcTATAGCATACTGCATACTCTGTTTCCCTTCACACCCTTtctcagtttgtttttaatgctgccttAATTCAGGGCAGTGACATGAAGCACAACTAATCCAGGGATCTTTCTGTTTCTTAATAACCATCTGCTCAGTTCAGAGAGTCCTGCAATCCATAAATTAGAGGATTGGAAACAACCTGTGGGGTCTCGCATCCCATCCTCCCCTTAGCTTCACTTTAAGTTTGCAGCTTAATGCTAACTATATTTTGTCTTGACTTCCAAATTGGTGAACACTGATTAGGGTCTGCCCTCCGACCAGAATTGGAAGCCATGCTTTGAACTAAGTTTTAAGTGCAAGTGCTAATCAAAATTTGCCAATACAAATGTGATGGCAAACTACAGTTAACATTAACTACATGCTGAAAGTGAAGCTGCCCATGAGCCTATCTCTGCTTTTAAGATTCCTGTTTGAGAAATTACTTTTTCCCCATACAGCACACATAGgtccccacagcagcagcaggagctgctggttctctttcttcttcatggtgtCTGTGTATCACACATATGGGAGGTCTGCAGCTGCGCAGAGCTTTGGTTTCAGGAACATTACATGCTGAGATGAagatttttggtgggaacccctcccccaactGTCCCACTACAGAGGCTTAAAACAGACAGTTTTCCACAGAATTTTGATGCCAGACTGGGACTTGCTCCTCTTTGTttgctgtctccccaccccagtggTGAGGGTGGGTGTCAGGAGTGCAGCCTGTGGCCCCCGTACCACCCATACTTGCTCACTTCTAACCTAAAAACTCAAATTGTCTACAGTTCGGCCAACATGTTGGTGGTTTTCAGTTTTTGAACTGAGATCAATCCAGTTTGAAGACCTGAAGTAGAATATGTCTATTTTTCCTTTGAATGAAGTTTCTTTTTGTTGCAGATGTCACTATATATGAAAACCATTGGATTGGAGAAATGATGCTGCAATCAACGTTTACTAGTCAGTTAATGAATCTTGGAAGCTGCTCAACTATTAATCTGAATGAATGTGAGAATCAGTTGCATTGAGAGAACACTTGTCCCAATTAACGTTCactttagtattttatttattagaatatttattaaccacttttaaacaaacaatatcaggactgtatataaatatttaaataaatttgaattCAGCGTTTTCCAAACTTTATCAAAATAGTTGTATATCACATCTCTCACTAATGTTCGTATTCTTCcaaacaaatgaatgaaaatcTTTTAACGTGGAAATACTGCCTGAATGTAGAACAAGTTATGAGCTTGTTAACCTAATTCTTGTAAGCTGTGAGACATGTCTATGACTCAGTAACATATTTCTGTATGATATGTCTCACTTACCTCCATCTTCCTATCCTGCTCTAAACAGTATGTAAGTCCCAGTACAATACTCtatccaggggggaatccgcacgtcgttccgagatcgcttctaagcgaccccagtgcggcgtgaaagcgatcgtgtacctggcctttggaagagccgatgaagagacgttcttcccgccgccaccaccacccgcagacctcctcacccgaccggtgaggagagctcggctgaagaaggcggggtggagagcggaagaagctctccaccccgccttcttcccccgagctctccgtcccagccggcgaggaggtctgcgggtggcagcgggaaggacgtctcttcgtcggctcttccaaaggccaggtacacgatcacTTTtacgccgctctggggtcgcttagaagcgatctcggaacgacgtgcagattccccccggGTATATCCCCAAAACTTCCTGAAGTTGGTATCTATACTACTCTTTCAATCCAGGTTATGGAAATTAGGCTCAAGGAAATCAAATGTACAGATAAAGTGAGTACTGTAATTAGCTGTAAATAGCTTTCTACTGGTAGGAAGAGCCAAGGACACACTCATACCTGATAGAAAAGGTCTTGAATGGAGCCAATGTgataaaacaatattttcttcACTAGATACATCCTATACTCCTAAGataaattatttcttttaaattatggAGCACTGTCTTGAcctatttactgtatttttattctcttcagaCAATTGTTTCCTAAAGCAGCTCACATGGATAAAAATGTGGTCATAGGACACTCCATCAGGCGTAGAAAAAGGCAAGacacaaaaggggagggggatggagggaagaggcagaggaggaagacCCATTCTTCAAGTCTAGAAAAGAATAGTGAGCTATAAGGAAGCATTGACATCCAGTTGAAGCAAAGATGATCTTCCCTTCCTAGAATTTTTGCTTGAATGTGTGACTTCTGAAGTTATACTTACAAGTGATATTTTGGTCTAGAATTGCCATAGAACAAACATGCATCCCTTTTGGCTTAAAATAAAAGatagttttattaatttatttacaagatttaacTTACCGCTCTGTATCTAACAAGATTCCTGGGACACGAatgataaaagaaagaaaaaataatcaaaatgtagaatttaaatgtttaaatcaaTTATTTTGATATTTATCTATTGTTTTCAAGGTTCCCATATAGTGGATGTCAATATTCTCCAAGATTTGCTTGTGTATGTATCTTCAAAGCATCCGTATCTTCAAGCAATCCCTCAAAGGAAGACACAGACTCTGAACAACATACAACATGTTCTACTAGATAAACTCAAACCGGATATGTTGGTGCATTCAATAGTGAAAATTGTCAACATCACTGTGCTAACAGGTCAATTGACTTTCTAATTCTGTACTTCACTGTGTTCCCAAATATATGTTTAGATTGAAAGGAATGAACAAAGCATGTCTAGCTATGGATTTTTAACACCTAAGGTATTTCCTTCTGCTTCACCTATCTGACAGAAACACTAGCTAAGCTATCTGCCCACTAAACACATGAACATCCTCTCCAGATCTATGTTGAGGAAAAGGGAGTAGTTGATTCAGGGCATGGTACCTGAAATCTTCTAGTAGATAAGAAAAAAGGCCATGAGTTGATTTATGAGGCCATCTGATGTTTCTCccttgcaacaacaaaaatgttttgaTTCTCCTGTGTGTTGAGTGCCCATCTGATTCAACAAAATACTTTACAAGGTATTTTCAGTGATATAGATGAAGTGGCTCACATGGTTAATGATGGAGCATGTGCTCAAAAGCAATCTTCAGCATTAATCATTAACTTCATAGATAAAAATGGGGAGAGGTTTTGATTTCCTGAAATTACTGACCAGAGTTACTGGCTGCTTTTTCAAAGAGCAAAAGAACTAGCACGTTCCCTTTGCCTGTACATCTCTTTCTACTCATGTagcagtttcttttttaaactttttaactcagtCCAAAGGTGTGATCCTCAGGATATGTTGTTATTTTTGCTATTCTGGAAGAAATGTTATTGGTTATATTTTAAACAGATTAAGGCTTCATGAGAAATATTCTTTAATACCAATTTTAAAATGTGGACATTCTGAAAGCATTTAATCTAGCACCATGCATAAAGAGACGTTGTCAGTGGAGGCTATTTGATGGCTAAACAGCCCTTgcttaactcatggtttgtttagcCCTCAAATAACCTCTACCAGCCAGGTGTGCACAACACAACCCCCAGTTgtgggttgcatattcataatggtggctggCATGTGCCACAGCTTTTTGtccattaattaacccatgatgtactgttgcgttgtctgaacaagctTGTTTGGGAAGAAATTTTTAGGAGATGCTACTCATCCATTAGCTTGTACTGTTTCCTGATTATGATacgtttttgtgttttgttttgttttaaaaaaccactttttgtttaaaaacataaaaataacagcaacaaaaagtaAAAAGTGGTGGAGGAGAAAAAATTGTGGAGAACTTAACAGTTCCATTAACAGCAGACCATATATCTGAATAAGCATCTATATGAAATTGGTGGCTATAGGAGAAAAGTTCAAATTCAGCAAGAGTAGTAAGATATCAGTCTAGTGAATGATAAGTAGTGATGTTTGTCCTTCCAAACTTGATGTATAAGTCTCTGTAAGGGCTCTCAGTATCCATTTTTGCTCTCTATCTGTCCCAACTGGTTCTTAATAGTTTTTGAAAAATTGTCATTTAACATGGAGCAGTTAACACAAATAATCTTGGCTACATTGGATACTTATTAGGCAGAAATGTTAGTTTTTCACTCTTCTATATCAGTTACATTTCAGAATGCTACTTTAGGTTAACCTCAATGCACTCTAATATAAATTATACTTATGTTTGTAATTTTTCAACTTTAGAATCTACGTATAGTTTCAAAGGAGAAACGCAAAGAAAAATTATTTTAACAGTGGAACAAGTCAAAGATCGGCATTTTGCCTTGGTGTTATGGGGAGCTATAACGTCCCACTGTCCTCAACTTCAAAGGAAAAGAGGTAAAAACTAATCAGCTAACTTAATATTtgttaaactattattattagttCTGCAGCAGAAAAGGGAGCAAACAATATGGGACGCCTATAATTTGACTCTTTACCCTCCTCCCACTTCACTTGAATAGCTattgtgtaaagtgatgcacagtggggcaaaaaaaaccaccccaacttcaaatatagcatgatgggatctgagctagcggtgactgaccaagaaagagatcttggggttgtagacagctcaatgaaaatgtcaacctaggtgaggctgctgtaaaaaaaaaaaaacataattagGAAGGGaagtgagaataaaactgcctttatatacaaatctatggtgcgaccacattttGATTAGTGTATAATTAAGGGGTGAGACAAATTGCTGGAGGAGGAGTATCAATGGCCATTAGTTGTGatagctatgtgcttcctccagtatcagaggcaatatgccaatgtaaaccagttgctggataacatggtggagggtgctgttgtacttgtgtcctggTTGACAacagattggccactgtgtgaacagaatgctggagtagatggacccttgatctgatctagcatggctcttcttgtctttttattttctgaattcATGATCCTAACCCTTTCCCAAGGTTATACAATATTAAGTAGTTCTAGAtgagtaaataaaaaggaatTATTAATGGCAAACCATGAAGTACATTTAGATATTAAAGAAGGAGGTATAAACTTTTATGAAACAGTGGAGGATATAGTACCAAGTATTTATTAAGAAAGGCAGGTGGAAAAGTACTGAAATTTCTACTTATTGTTGAAACAACTAAAGGTAATCCAATCAAAAGGCTCTTTTATAGCATTTATTTCAatctttgttgttgggttttaaacaagaacaacaaaaatctAGTTTACATTTGTTGTCCCTTTCTTCCCCTCAAGAAATTTGCAACGTATTCTGTGGTTAGTGCTTTGTGAGTAATTTGAAATTTTTAACAATTCATGTTTAATCATTAAAAGACTATATCCAGTATTTAAGATAAGACTTGTTCTCAACTGTCCAAATATCCCTCTCTGTTAGGCAAGTCTAAATATTTGATACTATCAGGACAACCAGGATCAGGAGTTCACTTTGTGCCAGCCAGGGCTGTAGGTCGTGACAACTGAGCATTATGACTGACTCACACTGGAGCAGCATGTGATGGCCATTCGTGTTACTGAGCATAGAAAAATAGCTCAGCATGTGATGGTCATTTGTGCTGGAAATCAAAGTGTTTACAAGACATTCTTTAACACGTGAGTGtgtcatagtgtgtgtgtgtggggggggtgtcctcAGAAGATATAGTAGCATTCCTTCTGAATATAAAGTAATTTACTTCTAGAATTATTTCTTATTTACTGAAATTTAGAATATTTTAGTGCAGGAGAAATAAAAAACAGAGAAACCACTATCCTTAATATACCACCTTCTTTTAGGGGGTGTTATGCAAATTCCTTCAGTAGTGGCTATGGTTGCGAACTATAATCTAGAGAATTCAAATCTCAGCAAATTTACTAAGTGGCCTTTAGTGGCTTCCTTTCTCAGCCTCAACTATTAATATAAAATCCAATAGCAAAAGGACCCGTCATGTAATATATGTCCTATGTAAGTATTGACCATATGATTTGCGCCTATGTGCATTGGCTTCAATGTGCATAGACCCTGTGCAAACCATGGAATCTGGTGGGACAGATACGTTTTGTGGGTAAGATAAGTGTCAATAATCTTACTTCTTCCACCTCTCATGGTATTTCCCAAGTAAGATCTTTGTCCAAACCAGGCCAGTGTATGTAAAATGTTCGTGAACATACAAAATGTTACATAGGTATTCATTTTTACACATTTTAAGAcatataagatttttttaaagcccaaATCTCACCAGgcatccttccccatcccctttttatTATAAGATTCTTCATCTCTGAAAAAAATTTCTGCAAATATTAACTGTGAATTGGAATGTTAAATCCTAAGTggtattatttcttcttttttattagaTCATATATGGGAATTTAAATATCTATTTTCAAAACACAGTCCTGTTTCTGGTGAACTTGAATTGCACACAACACCATGGTCAGACCTGGAGTGTCTCTTTGATGATGACAGAAGAGCTGTTGAGTTTAAGGAAAAGTTTGAAAAGGGTGTCAAATCATTGTTGAGTGTGACCGTTCTTGCTGCACACCTGGAGGAGAAGTGTTCTGGTGAGATTCTTACTCATTATATTTGGGGGAAGGGTCCCTATTTATTTCAGTTGCTATGGTTTTCCCTTCCAAAGAACTTGGGCAgatcacagcagttaaaaaaaacaaggcACACAGAATGCAAACCAAATATCTAATTAAATTAAAGTCACCCCACACTTAAATAATTCTGGTGGTTGAATGCCAGCCCAAAGGGAAACATGTTAAAAGTTCTTTCAGAAAGTATACAGAACATTAAGGGAAGGGAACACTACAACAACAGTGTGTGGCTGGCATTATTGTTCTAACTTGGTGCAGACTAGAAAAATATTTTGATCAACTCCTTTCTGTTTTCATAGGAATAATCCAAGTGAAGGCCTGCATCTTGGAGTTGAAATTTACTGTTCCTTCCTCTCCATATGGACTTATTTTTGATGCTAGTACTACACTGCAACAGATATTTGCTTCTCTCAGTCTGATCACGTATGGAGGCTGTGAAAAATGTGGAGTTGAACTACAGACAGATAATAACAAGATCTATAAACAGTGCATTAGCTGCTTACCCTTTAACAAATTGAAGTTATTCTACAGGTAAAAAATGTGTGCGTGTGAgcgtgcgtgtgagagagagagagagaaagaaagaaatcagttAATAGCAGTCCCTTTAAAATAATGCATCCATTATTGTGGAAAGGAATGCTTTTTATTCATGCTTCTAAATTCTTCTTGTggattaaattaatttaaatcaggtgttattttttaaagggaatcTTGTCTAGTGAAATACTCCTACTTTGAGAATCAGATTACGTAAATTATGTTTAGTAATTTACTAAAGTAATTTACAGTCAGGATGGGGGTTTTCTGTCACCCTGTTCTTTCTGCTCTTGTATAAATGGTCAATAGAAAATTAAGAACACTTTGGGCTGTTGTGAGTTTTTCACAGAGACTTAAGGGATAAGTGGGTTCTTTTTATAGGTGAGAAGGTCTTTGGGCATGTTCCAGCTGACTATGTGTGAGCTGGAAGGACAAATTATTTTATCtgcatgccaccctgagatctttgtgatatagggcaagatacaaatgtcttaataaataaataaataaatgtgccttaGCACTCTGACCCTATTGCTGCACATAGCAAATGGGATCCTATGGAAGGACTGTCTCTCAGGCCTTTCTGGTAATTGCTCAATGTGCATCGGAGGCGCTATGAAGTGCTTGTGTAGGttcctgaactttgagaaattGCCTGGATGCAGATTGAGAAACGCCGCTAGGAATGCCAGTGATGTCAGGGTCATTAAATGACAGGGTCATTAATGACAGGGTCATTAAagcccacattaaaaaaaaaaggaaagtgaacTTTTCAAccgctcacacacacccctccccatttGTTTCTGGCTCAGATTTAGGAGCCTATGAAAGAACTACAGGTCCCTTAGACCTCTGTTTCCTTTTTGAGCCCTCGAGTTTTTCCTATGTTTACccaattttttttctgaaaaattcctGAGCCAATTCAGTGACAGCCTTCTAGGGCTTGCCCATCTCTAATCCCGAGGAAGAGCTATAGGATTTTTCCTTCCCTGCCCTAGAACAGGCAGTCGGCACTGTCAAAGTAACTGATTCATTACTGCTGTTCCGCCTGATCGCAGGAAGGTGCACGAAGATTTACTCCATGCAATCCACTGCTGTGCACAATTATCCCTATCAATGCACAGACTTGATATTTTCAGACTGATTGGCACTCTTAGCCTGGGCTTTCTCTGTTAATAGATTTTTTCATGTATTGATGGGCAGCCATATCCAGTTTTATGTTCTTGTGCCATGTTATGATTTATCATTTGGATCTTGTTCTTAGTCATTTCACAGAACAACACATTTCTGTTTGCCCCAAGGAAGTTTGGGGCTCATGTTTCTCTAACAGCATCTctccctcctgcccacccacctgaTTTTGAAACCGGGGGCTTTCAAAAGTAGTTTAGGTATCACATGCCCAAGGAAGGTCTTTAGATCCAGGTCTAAATAGTTTAAACAACCGACTAAACAACTGACTGCAGCCTCAACGTATGTTTATTTAtattgctgttattttaaatatAAGCTATTCATATAAGCTTTGTTTGCCCCATTGTCATGTCaatctatttgttttattgttatgtccCTCCATATTTTTGTCGTATTGGAAGATTTCTCcccaatttattattttataaaaccCATAACCAATTTTTTTTAGTAATACCTGGATAAGAGCGCCCCAGTCTTATAGAAAATGTGTTTGATTGAACTTTAGATGGACAGTGTGTTATAGAATTGGAAGTGCAAATGCTTGTATTGGCTGAATAGATTTTATTTACTGTCCATTTTATTACgtttatttattatgattatgattattttactatTGTATTGAGATTTGGGAGTTTTATGTATTCCTTCTTGGtatcctttttttgggggggggatgaagatGAGTTctagacattttaaaaacaaggcaTAATCTatttttacaaatgtgttttggtGATTTGCTGTATAATGAAACTGTGTCAATATGAGTGCATGTCAGTAGAAAGAGACTAAATTCCAAGAGAGTTCTGGATACTAACCTAATATAGATACCCCCAGAAAATAGTTGGAAATTAGTTAAAAGCTACATATTGCACCCCGTTTTAAGAAACCAATATCCCACTAAATTATTTCAGCAACTTCTGCTAGAAAAGAAGACTGTTAGCAAACACTAGGTGGCAGTAGGGGATGGGTTGTGCACATATccacattatttaaaaaacaacaacacattttcctCAAATGCATCTGACATTATATATGGCAATAATTGATATTTGAAAGGACTTGCCAATTTGAGGCTTTGCTTATCTTTTGGCCTTTGCCTTATTTACAAAACTGGGCTATAAAGAGGCCCCTGTACATGCTCCTAAAGAACTCCCCTATACACTTGGGGCTATGCCAATTTCCCACTTGGCTGCAGCCCCGCGTCAGGGTCCTCTGGAGTGGCTTTTCAGGACATAGGAGGGACT
Protein-coding regions in this window:
- the SHLD2 gene encoding shieldin complex subunit 2 isoform X1 produces the protein MSKAPQIHIFFGAPILPTSLKESKDEPFAIATAETWRKLSLSFSKDTSNLCTRKCKRPDHEEHQTPNNIVLATQSKDHFIANFGEKCGLTDAILTDCAADAESVKSFNNKTSGDSTGNGFYVYGDGSTENYMNHFIYQQFPNDAKMHKQQSKQSEGAEGGASFMVHNQLDISPLVSNTKKISRGMMSIQPNDKPSDIQCDHYQLLNQYLEIRCPVKIEDSKAEKPLDVCSSLVVSTDTEFLSILMSSQVALLSGMHAVGQNEIQGKPTKLKSMELNEPCRENEAAANPLTQLNENGGMCVEINCRQYYDSSLDLFDSDSTVKDNSSLRGASFQENTNVSTGIFHAPDAKPNNELCFTEPWEKGILCSQGDHSAKRFQTSKNTIPVANIIVEDQQQSKRVKLVCSPVCPVPQIEELRISGFKKVQNHPSLLKDCLFKGQKYTILVTVRHPCHIKEIQTKSGTKLSSKVPLATTVVFDQSEIQRKIVLWREAAFWSLTVFPGDILLFTDVTIYENHWIGEMMLQSTFTSQLMNLGSCSTINLNECSHIVDVNILQDLLVYVSSKHPYLQAIPQRKTQTLNNIQHVLLDKLKPDMLVHSIVKIVNITVLTESTYSFKGETQRKIILTVEQVKDRHFALVLWGAITSHCPQLQRKRDHIWEFKYLFSKHSPVSGELELHTTPWSDLECLFDDDRRAVEFKEKFEKGVKSLLSVTVLAAHLEEKCSGIIQVKACILELKFTVPSSPYGLIFDASTTLQQIFASLSLITYGGCEKCGVELQTDNNKIYKQCISCLPFNKLKLFYRPALMTVEDGGYEISVQVVSELMEKMFLNIPAAWLNKAIEPSLDTTYGMIVADLCHSLLTDTKASYLLTIRSHFVLDENSYPLEKDFRLLGFHLDL
- the SHLD2 gene encoding shieldin complex subunit 2 isoform X2, yielding MSKAPQIHIFFGAPILPTSLKESKDEPFAIATAETWRKLSLSFSKDTSNLCTRKCKRPDHEEHQTPNNIVLATQSKDHFIANFGEKCGLTDAILTDCAADAESVKSFNNKTSGDSTGNGFYVYGDGSTENYMNHFIYQQFPNDAKMHKQQSKQSEGAEGGASFMVHNQLDISPLVSNTKKISRGMMSIQPNDKPSDIQCDHYQLLNQYLEIRCPVKIEDSKAEKPLDVCSSLVVSTDTEFLSILMSSQVALLSGMHAVGQNEIQGKPTKLKSMELNEPCRENEAAANPLTQLNENGGMCVEINCRQYYDSSLDLFDSDSTVKDNSSLRGASFQENTNVSTGIFHAPDAKPNNELCFTEPWEKGILCSQGDHSAKRFQTSKNTIPVANIIVEDQQQSKRVKLVCSPVCPVPQIEELRISGFKKVQNHPSLLKDCLFKGQKYTILVTVRHPCHIKEIQTKSGTKLSSKVPLATTVVFDQSEIQRKIVLWREAAFWSLTVFPGDILLFTDVTIYENHWIGEMMLQSTFTSSHIVDVNILQDLLVYVSSKHPYLQAIPQRKTQTLNNIQHVLLDKLKPDMLVHSIVKIVNITVLTESTYSFKGETQRKIILTVEQVKDRHFALVLWGAITSHCPQLQRKRDHIWEFKYLFSKHSPVSGELELHTTPWSDLECLFDDDRRAVEFKEKFEKGVKSLLSVTVLAAHLEEKCSGIIQVKACILELKFTVPSSPYGLIFDASTTLQQIFASLSLITYGGCEKCGVELQTDNNKIYKQCISCLPFNKLKLFYRPALMTVEDGGYEISVQVVSELMEKMFLNIPAAWLNKAIEPSLDTTYGMIVADLCHSLLTDTKASYLLTIRSHFVLDENSYPLEKDFRLLGFHLDL